The genomic DNA GAAGTTGGAGGAGGCCAAGTGCGACTCCAGCTTCTTACTGGACAACACTGGTGCGGTCCGAGGGGTCCTTACGTCGAGGGACGTGATCACCCAGTTCGCTCCGCCCAGCACAGACTCCAGATTCAGAGGAGGTCATGGCTTCTTTGAGTCAGCCCTGGAGCAGACTGGATGTCATGTTGAAGACGGACAACTCATCCAAGATAAATGATTTCTTTAACCTTCTTGCCGAACAATCCGTTCCTTCGACGTAGTTATTCTTCTCGGACAAATCTTCTACATTGTCAGTCTTCACAGACGGATCGTCTAATCTTCTGGTTTTGGCATGAGATCAATGAGAATTCCTCATGGTTGGCAATCAAGATGAGATAATTTTCGAGGTTCAGCTCATAAGCAAGCGATGAGATCATTATTATGCAGAGAAAAATGGACTGTATTACCGTATTATCCTGCAAAACTCAACAATAACAATTCggaatataatttttagatAAACACTAGCTCGAGAAATTTCTGCTCTCTTCACATATCTAAAGCCAAACTATGCAATAGTCAAAACCTCCATCAGGAAACGAAAAATTGCAAaggagaaaattgaaaaattcctCGTCCATGCTACAACAGGAATGCAGGTTTCTCTGgaaataaaactaaatttcGTGTATGTCTCGAAGGTTTCTTGCACTCTCAGATTCTCCATAGTGTCTAGTGCGAGTTTACTACTTCAATGGCCCGAGCTGCTACTTGACTATCAGTATCAGCAGGATTAGCAGTCTTAATCCCATGAtctatttcttcttcttcgacttGCTGGAAAGAGATTGAGTGTAAGCAGTTCCCTGCAACAATAACACCAAGAAGCGAAACCAGTCCTTTAGAACCATAACAAGAAGCACAGTTCAAAGTCAAACTGCTCTCCAATATGATCTGCTAAGTGCATAGATGTATAACTTTGAAGGAAAGAAACTGATTGCTTTGTGACCGACATAAGTGGATTGGTTGAGATATGGCCTTTAAAGAGGACACTATCACAAATTAACATGGAAAACCCAAAGTTTTATAATGGGGATAACTGGCATACCTGAAGCCATTCGTCCAAAGATGCATCTGTGGTCTTTGTCCCAACTTCAACCTTTGGTGCTCTCTTGGTTTTCTGCCCAAACATATTGTGGATCAGATGGAAATTGGGATAACAAGAAATCACACAAACCAAGACAATTTAAATGCTTGCACCAAAACAAGATTTAGAACCCGCTGAAATTAATTGGCCAATAATAAGAGACAGGAGCATTAGAACTCAACTAGAACCTTATAGTGAAATAGATGGTACTAACATGAACTGAGGATATCATCAACAGCCACTTACCAATAATGCCCAGGGACACGCTCTTAAATGATTTATGCACAGATTTAAGAAAAAGCTACTTCAAAATGATCGGAAACGGTTACCAGAACTCGAGTCTCCCAGAATTCTGCATTTTTTAATCATGCAGTCATTTGCATCACCATGATAGAATATATGCAGTTACTCAGACAAGTGCTTAAAGGAGCATACAAAGGCATTCTACATGCATAGGTTTGAAGTACTGCGACTTCATGTAAGTAATGGCCTTTCGCGCGGACTATGTGGAAAAGGCTCATTCATGCTCATGCAAATTTCTGGGCCTAAAGGGTAATCATAAGCCAGGGATTGACTCTGAGAGGAGTTAGCTGTTCATGAAATTAAGAGGCACAAAAACAGATAGAAGATTATGCACTTCTTTGTTGTTTACTGGTGTACACTAATAAATACTTGCGCACTCAAAAAGGCATGTAAATGATTAATGGGACCCAATTCAAACTCTTTACCTTGGAGAGGTGCTGTATACGACCATGAACCCATAAACCAAGGAGGACAAGAAGGGCGATCCCCAATGTGAAAAGAAACACCGATTCCATGCTGATGAAGCCACCAACCTCAACAACCTCGATCGTACCATTGTAGAAGATACTCTGATAAGGTTGCTGATCTATTTCGTAGTAAATGGTTCCCACAAGATCAAAATTTCCAGGCTGCAATCATATTTGATCGCTAAGTTAGGAAATGTTTATAAGAGGTAGAATTCAGTAAATATACTTTTCAGACTACtattatattgatattataaattttttttgacatCTTATTAGTAAGGCAAATATTAAGACAATATTATCAGTTAGTTAGATTAAACATACATTTTGTCAACACCTTGATAGACAATGATCATTATCAGTTAATAGAGTCAATTGATTAACATAAGCCCAGTTTTACATTGCTTATTATTATGGAAGATAGTTTGAAACCAAATTTAAAACTACATAAGAACAAATCAAAACAATCTCTGGATCCATACTGCCAAGTCCTCTGGACTTAATTTTCAAAACATTACATGGATAAATTTCATTTACTCCTTCCTTTTTCGAGGTGAGCATTAGCATGTCTCATTATTGGAAGGCCAAAAGATCAGGGAAGGTAATAGCCGACGATCAACAAAAGAACATTCAGGAGATAACCGAGAAATCCAATATGCATTTAAGAGAAGTTAATACCTGCAAGTATTTACTGACAGCAAAAATGTAAGGGAAGGTGGCCTGTGTAGAAGCTGGAACTGATGCGTTATTGAAAGCCTGCAATTAATCAGATTGCGGATGCTATTTTGGTAAGAAAATTCGAGTTGAAAAGATAACGAGTTTTTTAAATGCAAACTCCAACTATAGGTATCGTCCAAAACCAGGTAGCTTCTTGAGTGGTCTACAGTCTAGAATAGTGAACTGGCACACTTCAAAGTGAGAATACTAAGTCAGGTgacaatttttcttaaaatgttACCATGCTTTTCTAAATGCAATCCCCAAATATGAATAGATGCAAAAATCAGTTGTTTCTTCAGCGATTGCGGACTATGGAACAGTGAACTGGCAAGTTACAGTCTCTGTAAGGTAACATTTTGGGATCCtttcttcacattttttttggatCGAATCCAGCATTCCCTTCATTCATTAAAAAACGATCCAATAAAATAAGCCTAAATCAGGCCTAATACAAACAGGAGTGATCCTTACCTCACATTAAAGACGTGCATTGGAATTAAAAGCGCAAAAGCAATTAAGTTCGAGAGATTACCTGAGCAGTGAGGTTTTGAACCAGTAGATTATGATCAAATGGAAGATGAACACTGGCCCTGACCGCGATTACATTCAAGCTCAATTCACCTATAATTGGCATCAAAGGAAAATGGGGCCTTCGTTCAACTTAGACAAATATGACATAGTAAaccaagtaaaaaattattaggaaAGTCACAGATGCCTAAGAACCTTCAGAAAAAGGCAATGGTAGATGACTGGATGTTGTATGCAAGTGAGATAATACAGAATATGGAACAAGCTAATAATTTGCGACTCTGCCTAAATGaagtaataaaaaagaacatgaCAGAAAAGGACTCGATCCATTTACCATCATTTTTCATTCCAACTAGTAATTCTGTCTCTTCTCCGGCTGGGACCACTGCAAAATGTAATCTGTTATAAAGCGGAAGCCCGAGAGACTAAACATCCATATCCACCTACAGACAAATTATACTCACATCGTGCTCCATTCTTCGGGAAAATGCAAACAGTTTCAACCCCAGGAGCTGGACTTAAGTTCCCATCACCAAAAGCTTGCGCGTCCTCACCCACAATTCCAAGCTCACCACCTTCTTCAGAAGTCTCTGTATCTTCAGGCTCTGAATCCGTTTCACACCTGGCAACTGTTCAGCAAACAAACGGTTAGATAACACATCAACACATTGAATTCTCATGCATGTAACTGCCCGTTATGGATCGAATCATTATCGCTACCTAACTCAAGAGGGCTAAATCTTTAAAGGCAAGCATAACCATCTATCCCATATGTGAGAAAGCCAACGTCGTCCAATGAATGGCGAAAGCACTATACAAACTTGACTCGATTATTATCCTGAAAGACTTAAAGACGGAAACTTTATCACCCCCGGAACAAACTTCCGTAACTATAGATTAAAAGAGAAGCTTTTCACGCAAAAACTGCATGAAGAAGGTAAACCGAAGCTCCCATCAAACCTCACTTCCATCAGATCGAAACGATCGGGCCATGCAAGGAGACGAGCAGAGAACCCATAGGAGCAGTATTTACGAGCTCAAAGAAGAAATCGACCGAAGTTCAGTAACGAAATTCACAGAGCGATCGAATCAGCGATTGCAAATTAGAGCACGAGACTGTGGTCACAGGTGCGAGCAGATGAACGGATCTAGATCTGAAGCTGGGGATAGGAGCACACCTTGGAGGAGGAAAGGGGACGCGAGGAGGAGAAGGGCGAGGAAGAAAGCCCGGACGTTCTTCGCCATCGCCATGCCGAGGGGTTTGCTCTTTACGGGTCAAATGTTGATTTGGCTTCAATTCAATGGCTCTCTCCGTCCGTGAAGACTTTCTGATATTTTACACAGACAGACGACGAAGCCAAACTCCGACAGGACAAATGGAGTGGATTTGCTTTTTGCACCCCAAACTTCCTTTTGATAACACTTTGGTCCCTATAGTTGTACGTATTATCCAATCAGGATTCAGCACTCATAAGTTACAAATACGaaatcatatgttttttgAGTCGAACGTGCACCATGAAGCTTTTATACTTTATTTGGATTGGAAGGACATGAAGGTAAAGGAAAGGGAGGGaagataaaaattttcatatatccATTTCCCCCTATCCAAACAAAAAGTGCTTTAAAAAGTGCGAACATCACAAATATGTAGTAAATAACTTATTATTTGTCCACCATTATCGTCCTTAACTAGTACGTTACTAGTGATACTTGAAAATACTACTATGTGTTTGTTAGTGTTTTGTTTGTATCAAATGCGAATGGAAAGTATTAGTAAAATTCATGTGATAAATAATTAGGCAGTCGTCGGTCGTGGTTATTTGTAATTGGTAAAGCATTATCAATTTCTAAAGACATTGAAAGAGAATAATGCCTCATAAATTGAGCACTCATACATATCTTTGAGTCCACATCCCTAACATTGGCACCGTTCTCTTGGTAGAGATAACTTTGGAGTATCAACTCCCACGTTGAAAATAGACGATGACCTTGGTGAGTTTAGAAGATCACGAGCCATTGTTTTCTCTtaggaaaaatataatatccATTCAAAGCAAACAATATCTTAAAGCAGAATTTCGGATGGCATTTGATATGAGATAATGTAAGTAGATTACTAGCAATGTTGGATCAAATTGCCTAGACTCATAAAATTGCTCCGTGAGGGGTGTTTATAGATTACCATCTTTGTAACAACCTTCAAACACTGGAATATATCGAGCATTAGAATCATATCAAACTGAGTTTTGATACCACTCTAAAGCGTCTTCTCGCCTAAAgcaatctctctctccccctatCGAGAGTGCCTTGGCCCTACCAATTTCTATTCAACATTTAATTGGTACAAAACTAAATTGATAGTAATTGAGATTGtcagtaattttaatttggtaATGCCCCAAACGCCGGTACGCCACCTCAGTGTCACGGATCCATAGATTAGTCAAAGTactaattgaaaaatgaaaactaCGCATAAAGTTGTGGATGGAGAAATAGAAAGAGAGCGCGGGGAAGAACTGGACTGGAGTTGCAAAGGCGCTGAAACTCAGGGGCCAAAATTGCAAACTGAAGTATAAAAGGGGCTCCAACCAACCAGCAGCTACTCCAAAACCCTTACGCTGCCAAAACCCTAGCTAGAGGAAGAAGAACCGCCATGGGCAAAGTCA from Punica granatum isolate Tunisia-2019 chromosome 2, ASM765513v2, whole genome shotgun sequence includes the following:
- the LOC116195171 gene encoding translocon-associated protein subunit alpha-like, whose protein sequence is MAMAKNVRAFFLALLLLASPFLLQVARCETDSEPEDTETSEEGGELGIVGEDAQAFGDGNLSPAPGVETVCIFPKNGARLVPAGEETELLVGMKNDGELSLNVIAVRASVHLPFDHNLLVQNLTAQAFNNASVPASTQATFPYIFAVSKYLQPGNFDLVGTIYYEIDQQPYQSIFYNGTIEVVEVGGFISMESVFLFTLGIALLVLLGLWVHGRIQHLSKKTKRAPKVEVGTKTTDASLDEWLQGTAYTQSLSSKSKKKK